The Aminipila terrae nucleotide sequence ACTACTTCGTTATTGTTTCTATCACATAACAGTAAGTCAATAAATATCTGGACATTTCCAGTTACTTCAATACTTTGTGTACCGAAAATTGGTGTTCCCATACATTTTTCATCGCATTCGCTTGTATCTGCATATAAGATTTTTTCTGAGAAAGTTCCGTCAGGGCCTACTACTTCTATAGGGTTGCCCTGACCATTGTGTAAAAAGGTAGCGCCGGAAATAGTTGTATTCAAGTTTAGATTTAGATTTTTCGGATCGTCTATGTTACCTGGGTTAAAGAACCTCTTACAGCGTATGTCTAAAACTCTTCTAACTCTGTGACCTCTTGGAATATTTGGTGTGAAGTGCTGATTCTGAACTGTTTTCATTCCCTGAAGATTAAATAATACGGCATCGTATACTTTTTGAACATACAATGGTTCAGTTACTAAATCTTCAATATTACCGCTAAACTCACAGAGAGTATTTGCGTTGCAGCAATTCTGATAGAGGTCCGGCGATACTCTGTTGCCGAAACAACTCATATATTTCCCTCCTTCATGTGGCATGATAGTCTTTATGAGTTAGTATATGAAAGTTTGAAATAGTGTGTTACTGCAATTTGCATTTTCAGCTTCTTTCATATATAATAATAGATTATGTATTAGGAGAGAAAATCATGGCAGTAGGTATCAGAAAGACTACTTTTGACGAATTCTTTGATAATAGGAAGGCGTTGATTTATAAATATCAGAAAGGGGACTTAACAAAAAAAGAGTTTATAGAAGAACATTACTACTTTATGACAAGACTGAATTTAAAGCCTTTTCAACGAATAGACTCTTTTGAAAAGGGGATTTACAATTATCAGTATTACAATGCAGTGGCAAAATATAACACCCTGAGGGCCAGGGATAAAAAACTTATAGAAAAACATCCTGATCTGGTTCGGGAGATAGAAAATAAAATTAAATATAATTATAATAAAAAAGATGAATCTATTATAAAACTTCTGAGATATCTGAATTATGAAGAAATAGAAGCTTACTATATTAAATCAAAGTCAGATTATCTTGATAATAGGTTAATTGAAATAGTACTTCTGGATTACGATGATGTAATATTACACACCATCAATACTGGTATAGTGGATGAACTAAAACGTGAAGGTGTATTTGAAGATGTACGAAAACGATCCAAAATAGACAACTATGTCAACAAAAAATATTAGAAAATTACGGAGATATAAATATGCTGTTTTCATCAATTATTTTTATAAGCTGTTTTCTGCCTATAGTATTATTTCTCTATTATACCATATTCAGTTTCAGCCTTCGGGTGCAGAATATTTTTTTACTGGTAATAAGCTTGGGGTTTTATGCCTGGGGTGAACCGAAATTTGTATTTGTACTCATCATCTCAATTTTGGTGAACTGGATATTTGGACTTGCAGTTTCTAAATTTCGAATGGACAAACTCAAATCGAAAATAACAATTATTTTAATGCTTATTTATAATTTAAGCATTATTTTCGTGTTCAAATATCTGATGTTTACAATGGAAAATGTCCAGTATGTTACAGGTCTGGACTACAAAATTCCTAAAATAGTATTGCCAATCGGTATTTCATTTTTTACATTTAAAGCAATTTCTTATGTAGTTGATATATATCGGGAGAAGGCAGAAGCTCAGAAAAACCCCCTCAATGCGGGGCTTTACATAACTTTTTTTCCTCAGCTTCTGGCAGGACCTATAGCACGATATGAATCCT carries:
- a CDS encoding DUF6648 family protein, encoding MAVGIRKTTFDEFFDNRKALIYKYQKGDLTKKEFIEEHYYFMTRLNLKPFQRIDSFEKGIYNYQYYNAVAKYNTLRARDKKLIEKHPDLVREIENKIKYNYNKKDESIIKLLRYLNYEEIEAYYIKSKSDYLDNRLIEIVLLDYDDVILHTINTGIVDELKREGVFEDVRKRSKIDNYVNKKY